The following DNA comes from Pseudomonas sp. Tri1.
CAGGCTGTCAGCCGCGGCTTCCTGGGCGGCAATGCGGCCGGAGTGGTAGATGGCGTCCATGTCCCAGCTCGAGGCCAGGGCCAGGGGGATCGGGAAAATGGTGCGATGGCCGTGGATCACGTCATAGGCGAAGAACATCGGGATCTTCAGCCGGCTGCGCATGGCCGCGTCCTGCATCGGACGGTTTTCAGCGCGAGTGATGGAGTTGAACGTGCCGCCGATGTTGCCGGCAGCGATTTCCTTGCGGATCATCTCCCGGGGCATTTCCGGGCCGATGCTGATCAGGCGCAATTGGCCGATCTTTTCCTCTAGGGTCATCTGCTTCATCAGGTTGCTGATGAACGCGTCCTTGTTCTCTATGGGGGCAGGCAGGTTGTCGGCTAATACGGATTGACTGGCCAGACTGACAAACAGGCCCAGCAAACACAGCTTCTTCATGAATAGTTTTCTCGCAAGCCTAAAGGGCGGTAATCAGGACACGCCGGTCAGCCAAAATGTGAGGAGCGGCTATTGTTGTTCGGTTAAATGCAGCACACTTTCGAACCATTGGGCTGAACTTAGTTTCGCACTGCGCATCTTTTAGCCCATCGACCCGATTCAATCCAGTGCGGCGGCAGATTATGCCCCAGACGCCGGTGAGATAGGTGGCAGTGTTTTTTCCAATGTATCGCAAGGGAGAGCTTCACCCGATGAATCTACGACTGAACCACCGCACAGGCCTGCAAATGCTGGCCCTGATGCTGTTCACCACGCTGCTGGCCGGTTGCGGTATCAACAACATCCCGACCCTGGACGAGCAGGCCAAGGCCGCCTGGGGCCAGGTGCAGAACCAATACCAGCGCCGTGCCGACCTGATTCCCAATCTGGTGGAAACCGTCAAGGGCTATGCCCAGCATGAGCAGGAAACCCTGACCGCGGTGATTGAAGCACGGGCCAAGGCCACCTCGATCCAGGTCGATGCCAGCACCCTGGATAACCCGGAAAAACTCAAGCAATTCCAACAGGCCCAGGATCAGTTGACCGGTGCGTTGAGCCGGTTGATGGTGGTGTCCGAGCGTTACCCGGACCTCAAGGCCAACCAGAACTTCCTGGCCTTGCAATCGCAGCTCGAAGGCACCGAGAACCGCATCGCCGTGGCCCGCCGTGACTTCATCCTGGCGGTGCAGAAGTACAACACTGAAATCCGCACCTTTCCCGGTCGCCTGTGGCACAGCGTGATGTATAGCGACCTGCCGATCCGCGAAACCTTCGAGGCCACCAGCCCCAACGCCGAGAAAGCGCCTGAAGTGAAGTTCTGATCAATGCTCCACAGGCTGTGGCGTTACCACGGATGAGGTTCCAATGCGCGTGTTGAAAATTGGCCTGGTGCTGTTGCTCTGGGTGTTTGCAGTCACGGCCCAGGCCGAATTGAAATTTCCGGCGCTGACCGGGCGGGTGGTGGACACCGCACAGATGCTCGATCCATCGGTGCGTGGCCAACTGGACGCGCAGCTCAAGGCCCATGAACAGGCCACTGGCGAACAAGTGGTGGTCGTCACCCTGGCAGACCTGCAAGGCACCAGCATCGAAGACTTCGGCTATCAGCTGGGGCGGCATTGGGGCATCGGGCAAAAAGATAAGAACAACGGTGCGTTGCTGATCGTGGCCCGGGATGACCGTAAACTGCGGATCGAAGTGGGCTATGGCCTGGAGGATCGCCTGACCGATGCCCAGAGCTCGGTGATCATCAACCAGGTGATCACCCCGGCGTTCAAGACCGGTAACTTCAACAAAGGCATCAGCGACGGCGTGGCGGCGATGCTGGTGGTGTTGGGCGGCAGCCCGCTGGATGAGCCGGCGCCGGTGTACAGTGCGGACGGGGAGCAGGAGCAGGGGGATTTCGTCGAGCGTCATCCTGGGCTGTTCATCTTCCTGGTGCTGCTGTTTATCGTGACGATATTCATTTGCCAGAT
Coding sequences within:
- a CDS encoding LemA family protein, with amino-acid sequence MNLRLNHRTGLQMLALMLFTTLLAGCGINNIPTLDEQAKAAWGQVQNQYQRRADLIPNLVETVKGYAQHEQETLTAVIEARAKATSIQVDASTLDNPEKLKQFQQAQDQLTGALSRLMVVSERYPDLKANQNFLALQSQLEGTENRIAVARRDFILAVQKYNTEIRTFPGRLWHSVMYSDLPIRETFEATSPNAEKAPEVKF
- a CDS encoding TPM domain-containing protein, with product MRVLKIGLVLLLWVFAVTAQAELKFPALTGRVVDTAQMLDPSVRGQLDAQLKAHEQATGEQVVVVTLADLQGTSIEDFGYQLGRHWGIGQKDKNNGALLIVARDDRKLRIEVGYGLEDRLTDAQSSVIINQVITPAFKTGNFNKGISDGVAAMLVVLGGSPLDEPAPVYSADGEQEQGDFVERHPGLFIFLVLLFIVTIFICQMLGILPAGRGGSSGSSGSGGGGFGGGGGGGFSGGGGSFGGGGSSGGW